A single region of the Arthrobacter sp. zg-Y20 genome encodes:
- a CDS encoding ATP-dependent DNA helicase — protein sequence MSASVTDEVSGTNERPDGALPEGGAPRYSARDLAELLHTEPHAPVQYPTEDQIGIIEGPLEPLLVIAGAGSGKTKTMADRVVWLVANGLVRPEQILGVTFTRKAAGELATRIRGRLNMLYRQLDGAGGTGEPDESGEERMEPTVSTYHSYANGIVNDYGLRIGVERDSVMLGGAQSWQLANEVVEAYSGDYEHFTAAKSTLVSAVLQMAGECSEHLRTPAEVRAELQAHVDAVSVLPYQFGKPKEPTQAARKLLNRLRTRISVTELVEAYRQAKAERRQLDFGDLVELAARIASTIPEAVEMERAKYKVVLLDEFQDTSHAQMVLFSKLFGDGRSVTAVGDPHQSIYGFRGASAGQLGTFREKFPLTTAEGRALAPLANLSVAWRNATSVLEAANTVSSPLNGVAPWLKHQRLPYVPELQARPSAPLGEVYLGRYLSDVSVEPGRHGQERILGEAEAVAELVAKHRQQKAEYDDRRNVLWPTVAVLCRGRKQFEPIRKELELRGIPVQIVGLGGLLSTPEVVDLLAVLRVLGDPGRSDSMLRILAGARWRLGPADLMALADWSRHLVRVRERAVRVADAADIHGPDEGPDLVVEADLVEAGSLVEAVDSLPRPGWVSNAGRSLSEEGLRRLTLLRNELRDLRGFVGEDLTTLIGEVERRILLDIEVAAKPGVTLHESRRNLDAFIDAAATFSSSSERVDLAAFLAWLEAANTEENGLPVTPLEPSREAVQLLTVHASKGLEWDIVAVPGLNEASFPSDKDSRWSSGDSSVPWTLRGDSLDLPQWDWEQVDQKSWLESEKLFSEDAKGHAEREERRLAYVAFTRAKSVLICTSSAWGGGRSKPLGPSRYLQDLYELEQAGAPGYHLARWVTPEEEGTENPALAEAERAVWPVDPLGSRRQRMEAAAQAVIGAAQQQQQQGAGNDPAGQAPGRWSRETQLLLARHRPPNEVVQVELPAHISASMLVDLKDDPAEVTRQLRRPVPRQPGMAARKGTAFHAWVEEFFGTSGMLDIDEYPGAADAYVDEAYQLEDMIATFESSEWAQRTPAYIEVPVETKVDAVVVRGRIDAVFQDADGTWDLIDWKTGAPPSSAKLDVRAVQLAVYRLAWSRLKGVPLEKVRAAFYYVAADKVIRPYNLADEAELEQIIGAAAERPSAGF from the coding sequence GTGAGTGCCTCCGTAACCGACGAGGTATCGGGAACCAATGAGCGCCCGGACGGCGCCCTGCCGGAGGGAGGGGCTCCCCGCTACTCCGCCCGGGATTTGGCGGAGCTGCTGCATACCGAACCCCACGCGCCGGTGCAGTACCCCACCGAAGACCAGATCGGCATTATCGAGGGCCCGCTGGAACCGCTGCTGGTGATTGCCGGTGCCGGGTCGGGCAAAACCAAAACCATGGCGGACCGGGTCGTCTGGCTCGTTGCCAACGGACTGGTCCGGCCCGAGCAGATCCTCGGGGTGACCTTCACCCGCAAGGCCGCCGGTGAGCTGGCCACCCGGATCCGCGGGCGCCTGAACATGCTGTACCGCCAGCTCGACGGCGCGGGCGGGACAGGCGAGCCGGACGAGAGCGGCGAGGAGCGGATGGAACCCACTGTTTCCACCTATCACTCCTACGCCAACGGAATCGTGAATGACTACGGCCTGCGGATAGGCGTGGAACGTGATTCCGTGATGCTTGGCGGCGCGCAGTCCTGGCAGCTGGCCAACGAAGTGGTGGAGGCGTACTCGGGGGACTACGAACACTTCACCGCAGCCAAATCGACCCTGGTCTCGGCCGTGCTGCAGATGGCCGGGGAATGCTCCGAACACCTGCGCACCCCGGCCGAGGTGCGGGCGGAACTGCAGGCACATGTGGACGCTGTTTCCGTGCTGCCGTACCAGTTCGGCAAGCCCAAGGAACCCACCCAGGCGGCCCGGAAGCTGCTCAACCGGCTGCGTACCCGCATTTCCGTCACCGAACTGGTGGAGGCCTACCGGCAGGCCAAGGCCGAGCGCCGGCAGCTGGACTTCGGCGACCTGGTGGAACTGGCCGCCCGCATTGCGTCCACCATCCCGGAAGCCGTGGAGATGGAACGCGCCAAATACAAAGTGGTGCTGCTGGACGAATTCCAGGACACGTCGCATGCGCAGATGGTCCTGTTTTCCAAGCTGTTCGGCGACGGGCGTTCGGTCACGGCGGTGGGAGACCCGCACCAGTCCATTTACGGATTCCGCGGTGCGTCCGCCGGGCAGCTGGGCACCTTCCGGGAGAAGTTCCCGCTGACCACTGCGGAGGGGAGGGCGCTGGCGCCGCTGGCGAACCTGTCCGTGGCCTGGCGCAACGCCACCTCCGTGCTGGAAGCCGCCAACACCGTGTCCTCCCCGCTGAACGGCGTGGCCCCGTGGCTCAAGCATCAGCGGCTGCCGTATGTTCCCGAGCTGCAGGCCCGGCCCAGCGCGCCCCTCGGCGAGGTGTACCTCGGACGCTACCTCAGCGACGTTTCCGTGGAACCGGGCCGGCACGGCCAGGAACGGATCCTGGGCGAAGCCGAAGCCGTAGCCGAACTGGTGGCCAAGCACCGGCAGCAAAAGGCGGAGTACGACGACCGCCGCAACGTCCTGTGGCCCACCGTCGCGGTCCTCTGCCGGGGCCGGAAGCAGTTCGAACCCATCCGCAAGGAACTGGAACTGCGTGGCATTCCGGTCCAGATTGTGGGCCTGGGCGGGCTGCTGTCCACACCGGAAGTGGTGGATCTTTTGGCCGTCCTGCGGGTACTGGGGGACCCGGGACGCTCGGACTCCATGCTGCGCATCCTTGCTGGAGCCCGCTGGCGCCTGGGCCCGGCGGACCTGATGGCCCTGGCCGACTGGTCCCGGCACCTGGTGCGGGTCCGCGAACGCGCAGTCCGGGTGGCGGACGCAGCAGACATCCACGGACCTGACGAAGGGCCGGATCTGGTGGTCGAGGCGGACCTGGTGGAAGCCGGCAGCCTGGTTGAAGCGGTGGATTCCCTGCCGCGCCCGGGCTGGGTGTCCAATGCCGGCCGGTCCCTCTCCGAGGAAGGACTGCGCCGGCTGACGCTGCTGCGCAACGAGCTGCGGGACCTGCGCGGCTTTGTGGGGGAGGACCTCACCACCCTGATCGGGGAAGTGGAGCGCCGGATCCTGCTGGACATCGAGGTGGCAGCCAAGCCCGGCGTCACCCTGCACGAATCCCGCCGCAACCTGGACGCCTTCATCGACGCCGCAGCAACCTTCAGCTCGTCCTCGGAACGGGTGGATTTGGCCGCGTTCCTGGCCTGGCTGGAAGCAGCGAACACCGAAGAAAACGGCCTGCCCGTGACCCCGCTCGAACCCAGCCGGGAAGCGGTGCAGCTGCTGACCGTGCATGCCTCCAAGGGGCTGGAATGGGACATTGTGGCCGTTCCGGGCCTGAACGAAGCATCCTTCCCCAGCGACAAGGATTCACGCTGGAGCAGCGGCGACTCCTCGGTGCCGTGGACCCTTCGCGGCGACAGCCTGGACCTGCCGCAGTGGGACTGGGAACAGGTTGACCAGAAGTCCTGGCTGGAGAGCGAGAAGCTCTTCAGCGAAGACGCCAAGGGCCACGCCGAGCGGGAGGAGCGCCGGCTGGCCTACGTCGCCTTTACCCGAGCCAAGTCGGTGCTGATCTGCACCTCCTCCGCCTGGGGCGGCGGACGCTCCAAGCCGCTGGGCCCCTCGCGCTACCTCCAGGACCTGTACGAACTGGAACAGGCGGGGGCGCCGGGCTATCACCTGGCACGCTGGGTCACACCAGAGGAAGAGGGCACGGAGAATCCCGCCCTTGCCGAGGCTGAACGCGCAGTATGGCCGGTGGATCCGCTGGGCTCCCGCCGGCAGCGGATGGAAGCGGCAGCGCAGGCCGTTATAGGCGCCGCGCAACAGCAACAGCAACAGGGCGCAGGGAACGATCCGGCTGGACAGGCGCCCGGACGCTGGAGCCGGGAGACGCAGCTGCTGCTTGCCCGGCACCGCCCGCCAAATGAGGTGGTGCAGGTGGAACTGCCCGCCCACATCTCGGCGTCCATGCTGGTGGACCTGAAGGACGACCCGGCTGAGGTGACCCGGCAGCTGCGCCGCCCGGTTCCCCGCCAGCCCGGCATGGCCGCGCGCAAGGGAACGGCATTCCATGCCTGGGTGGAAGAGTTCTTCGGCACCAGCGGCATGCTGGACATCGATGAGTATCCCGGGGCCGCGGATGCGTACGTGGACGAGGCCTACCAGCTCGAGGACATGATCGCCACGTTCGAGTCCTCGGAGTGGGCGCAGCGGACCCCGGCCTACATTGAGGTGCCGGTGGAGACCAAGGTGGACGCCGTCGTCGTGCGCGGCCGCATCGACGCCGTCTTCCAGGATGCCGACGGCACATGGGACCTGATCGACTGGAAGACCGGCGCTCCGCCGTCGT